In the Arachis stenosperma cultivar V10309 chromosome 8, arast.V10309.gnm1.PFL2, whole genome shotgun sequence genome, aattttaattttatataaaattttcaattttttcataTCCATATCTCTAGTCCAAGACCACtaattaagaagaaaaaaaattccgCCACAAAAATGATACATTAGTATATCACATTGTTTTAATATTAAGAATAATCTAATTAATCTTAGCATAATAGATTTGATATGCTATCTCCAAACATAAGTAATTATGATATAAATACATATGGTCCTAGGATGATTAAATCTCTATAGTAAACCAATCAAAGTAAGAAGCAATCAAATTAAAGCCACCctaaagttttgaaaaaaataataatatggCCACTCTATCTGAGGCCTATAGAGAGCATCCTCTTCACCTTAGACACATTATCCCTTTAGACTTTTCTTCAATTCAAACCTTACCTGATTCTCACGCATGGTTTCATGATCATGATCGCGATTCTGTTCCTGATCAGAATCGCGACCatgatcatgatgatgatgggGGAATTCCATCCATACCCATCATCGATCTCGCGGATCCAAATGCAATGGAACTGATGGGGATGGCATGTGAGAATTGGGGTGCCTTCCAATTGAAGAACCATGGTGTTTCAATGAGTGATATTAAAGAGGTTGAAAAAGAAGCTAAGAGGTTCTTTGATCTTCCAACGGACCAAAAATTGAAGGCATTAAGATCACCTGGTGGGGCCACAGGGTATGGAAGGGCAAGAATTTCACCATTTTTTCCAAAGTTCATGTGGCATGAAGGTTTCACCATCATGGGTTCTCCATCTTCAGATGCTAAGAAGATTTGGCCTAATGATTATCAAACGTTTTGGTAAGCATACACACAAATTTTCATGCAATTCCCATGCAACGTACACAATTATTTGATTAGTTAAAATCTTTACAATTGTTTGCCACTTTTATTCTTTGAGTTAGTTTTTTTTGTAGTTTAATTAGTTTTGCTTAATTATACTAATATGGTATTAGAGCTAGTTGACTTAATTCATCTAATTTTTTCGtctttttagaatttgaatttAGAAGATTTATGATTTGTTCAGTCATATAATCGTATTTGTTCAGTTATAATTTTCTGAGTTTCTTCATCTTTAGAGTTCGAATATAGAAATTTGTAATCTTTGTGATTTTTCATTCATCAATCAAATCTAATTAAGCTTgacgaattttttatttttttctttattcaatAGATTCATTAAGCATAAATTTTTAGGTATTCGTGGgtttaaaatcaataaataatttattttttagtggATAAAAAGTTAACTATAAAATCTACTGCATACATATTATTGCTCCTAAAGTAAATCAAGTTGAAAACACGAGACTTAGCTAAATTGAATATctatcactttttttttttagtcaagtGGATCGGATAGTCCCAATCTTAAGCATTACACCTATGTTTCACACATACACAacacactcacacacactaCTATAGATATAATGGGTTCTTAAACCAACAACCAGCCTCAACTGAAATTTAAACCCGGATGTAGGATTATATGAGGCGGATAAGTATCACTTATATTAGGTCTACAAATTAAATCTCTCCATAATTTATTTGCACCAAGCCCACTAATAGTTTTTATTGGGCCACTTTACATATGTCTCCACTCCAAAATCTTGTCTAACTTAGCTTTGAGTGAGAAGGAGTGTATTAAAATCCCAAATCACCTGTGAATATggttttaataataataatttttataaaccAACTTGAATTGGTTGAGTGGTTAACTCACTCGTCCACTTAAACAAGTATCAGATTAGGGgatattgtaaaaaaaaaaattataagtaatcTACAATTCTCACCTTCTCACTCTTAATATAAACTGATATTAGTATAATAGATAAAAGAAAACGAGGAAGACATttagagaaataaaattttaggtTAGTTAAAAAAGAAGTCATAGAAATATTGTCTCCCGagttttttttcattttttgagaaagggaatattttggtaaaatggaccaaaaatattttatgaagactTAGTACGGTTGAGTAATTAGCATGTGACACATAAACCAGTTTTTACTAATTTTGGTTTAGCAAATAAAATTTGACTAATACTAAAATCGATCTCCTACTCATTTcttttcaataaataaaatttgatttgatcaaatacTAAAATCTCTTTGTATATTACATGCTCGTCGTTTTATCAAATGAAACTGTTtctctaaaaaatttaagttaataaaagaaaataaataaatgattaTGTCTTGAACACACTTCCTTAAGGGATattcatttttaatttgaatttgtttgaatctttatataattttttctttttatttatcttatactattttttctcttttttaaagaataataaaaatcaaactCTAAACTTTTTgttcataaaaattttatatcatgttatgaaattatttcttttaaaagtttaagttaataaaaaaagatacataaataattatatctctaaccATTTAACCATACTtcttcataaaaaatatttttactccACTTTCATGAGAGAAACGACTCTTTCTAGAGTTGCAAGCAGGGgaatttaaagtttaaattcAACATGAATGTTGTGTTTTTGCTTTTAGTTTTGGCTTCTTTCTCTTtcagtaaaaataataaataaataaaggaaaaaaagagTTATATATTGTTTTGTCCTTATACAATTATTATAAGCTATATTAGATCAAATTAAAGTATTGCAAATATTCCCACTATCACATGCCATACAAAAAAGGTCATTTTCTTAAAAAAGTTAGTTAAACAAAAAACTACAAAAGTCTCTGAAAACTTCAACTCTCAAAGCAAATCTTATCTTTGAGAATGGTATAAACAATAAACAGTATATGGCAAATGTCTTTTCTTTTGTATGCTTCTTTCTACATAAAATGATAGAACATCATATCAAACACAAACAATATATAAATTATCAAATGTTTTCtcaacataaaatatttattgttaGGTTTTCATATTCTACAAAATCTCACACCTTATTGGCTTTGTATGTATGTCATGTCCATTGTCCTTATTTGCCATACAAGCAATAGGGAACCATAATTAAGACCTTCAAATTATGTTTTATATATAAACTGTGTTTAATAAGATATCAACTACACCTAATAGAGCCAAAACTCTTCAATAATTTATCCTGATAGAGAGTACACATGGCCGAGCCACACGTTATAGTAAAGGGGGGCCAAATTTCTATGTTGTTTTAGTAACgtcttttttattctttaaaaaaaaagtataaggagCCAATAGCTTAAGCGTACAATGCGTATAATAGAGATTTATGAAGTAttacaaatataataattagTGTTACATTGTCTTATCAGATTAcgtttttgggatgagtggtttcatGATATGATATTAGAGTTCTAGATCTGGAAGGTCAGGAGTGgagttcgatccttggtgaactCCAAAATCAGCTTaagtttttgggatgagtgatTTTATGACATGAGATGTTTATTTATCCTGATATCCGGATGGTTATTCTTGATAGTATGgatgatgttcattttattcataGACCAAAGATTtagcccattgtacacattatacacttaggccattggctccctagcacTACCCAAAAAAAACTTGGTATACATAAACTAATGAAATTAACAACCGCTAACATGTATTTAGGTAAAAGTAATATGCAATCGACTTTACAtgaagttgataactgagaatcgttaaataatttgactgatttaactaaatttttatctaacgattttcagctatcaacttcacatgaaatcgactgcacctgaattttcaccttACATAAATATGAAATTAGTAAAAAACGATAAATACACTTTAAATAGGCTagcatatatatatgtatatatatatatattcaaacatatctttacacttattctaaaaatagaaaattataaTACACAATGCAAATAACTAGATACAAAAATTTTATGgttatcattaatttttgtgTATATATTTTTGCATGTCATAGGCATATATGGATTTCTTtggataaatttattttagtaatattCCAAATCAAcccttaataattttttaattgaataattaatttttaacaaattttaatcaCAAAATCCGTCACCATCAGTTTATTTTATTAGAGATATTTATCCCAAGTTAAATTTTAgtaaaaagttaaataattcAATCTTGATcgttatttaaaaaatatatgtataagaattttaagaaatttttaaattatcagATTAGTCTTTTATATAGACAAACAACTTTTTATGAGAACTGATTTGTTTAAGgaaataaaagttttaaaattgatttgatAATTAAGATTTGTTAAGAACTTAAGTATTtgactaaaaattttttaaagaccAATTTgagttattattttaaaaaaaaattatctaatcaTATTTTATCATATTAACAAATACAATTAAATTTTACACTCGTTAAATTCTatcattttgtaaaaaaaaagtttaataattaattaattgtacAAATATACTATCAgtgaatcaaaatcaaattttacaGGTGTTCTCTATATTATGAGTTTCAATTTGAgaaattaactaataataaattgTTGTTAATATGCAGTGATAAGATAGAGATCTTTCAAAAGCAAATGAAGGCACTGGCTGAGAAACTAACAAGAATGATATTCAACTTGTTAGAAATTCCAGAGCAAGAAAAAAAGTGGGTTGGTTCAACCAACTCGAATAACGGAGCCATTCAACTAAATTTCTACCCGGTTTGTCCTGAGCCGAACCGGGCCATGGGTTTAGCCCCTCACACGGACACATCCCTATTCACAATCCTCCACCAAAACCAAACCAATGGCCTCCAAATTTTTAAAGAAGGGAAGGGTTGGGTTCAtgtaaaccctaaccctaattcccTTATTGTTCACACCGGTGATTTCTTGCACATTATTTCCAATGCAAGGTTTAAATGTGCACTTCACCGTGTGGTTGTGAAGAGGACCAAAAAACGTTACTCTGTGGCTTATTTCCATAATCCACCATTGGATTATGTAATTTCTCCATTGGTGGTGAATTCTAATGATGCAAGATTTCGTAGGGTGAGTGTGAAGGAGTATTTTGGGATTAAGGCAAAGAATTTTGGTGAAGCACTTTCTTTGATTAGTACTAGCTAGCTTGTTGGTTAAAAGGATTATTGAATTCAAATGTGTTCATTATTAAGCTCCAATGAGGTGTTTTTTCAGTGTAAAATAAGTTTTTTATTCTCTTATATATGtaaatcttaaaaaatattatatatcattAGTTTTTTCTGTTTAACGATGTTAATATTATAAGTGTGAGAAGTGTACGAAATTAGTCgcacatttaaaaaaataagaatggggagtttataagatgagagatcCATTAATTTATTATCTTAAAGTTTAAAGTTTTGAGTTGGACGTAATGTATTATAACTAAAAAGATTGTAATATGgaccaaaatatatataatccatatattttattgttatgattttatttattctaaaaatttaaatagatagAAAGAAATATATGATAATTTTATATTGGATCCTGCTAGAAAGATAATGGACTATTGAGCTAAAAATGAACATTTTTCATATTATCTGGATCGAACTTTTGACTTTTCGAATTTAGCGCTCTAATACCAGCTGATGAAAAAAGgtaacactaatggttatatctTTAATACTCCATAAATttctattgtacacattgtataaatattctATTCACTCCTTATACTTTCCTTTTTATATTTAACATGTTTTTTAAATAagagttttttaaaatttattttaatttttatgttttttatttaatatatatataatttcgtcggaaaaaaaattaaagttgtcGCCGACTCATGGTAGCAAACTAACAATTGGATAAGTAACAATTTTACTTTTGACTTTTCATAAACACGTGTATGATAAATAACATAGAAATCATGTTTATTTGaaccatttttgaaatttgGGGCGTAGAGAAGAATGAGGCTgtagagaaagagaaaaaattgtGAACTCCGATCCGTATTATATTTTTGATAATATTagagataataatttaaaattattttatttaatttatatatttataattatatatataatatttaattggaaaataatctaaaataatttaaaattattttattttatattttaattatcgttaaaataattaaataatattaaatgtatatataaatatatagttaACTAACTATAGATATTAGTATTacatagtaaaaaattattatttatacagtattatcgaaaaaaaaaaggcttGAACAGAAATATATCTAAAAAAACGTGTAGGAATTTTCCTTAGTGCAAAATTGATGTCCTACACGTAATTAATGTAACTAAAGTTTTAGCGTGTGACGTGCAACACTAAATCTCTCTCGAATAGTGATTAATCTAATTTCACTATGTACACTTTTTATAGCTTTAATCTTACATCAGATACAGTAGTTAATTATTAAGTGTGTAATCTTTTTCACGTTCTTTCTAGTCTCATCTAAATCTTCTACGATGTGAATTTATATTTTAGaagatcaattaaaaaaaattaaaagaaaatgattTCATTTTAATGCTTCAAATTCATTCTCTCCTCtattaagttttaatttaatctaattttttagaagatcaattaaaaaaaattaaaagaaaatgattTCATTTTAATGCTTCAAATTCATTCTCTCCTCtattaagttttaatttaatctaattttataaatttaacatgttagtaattaattaaaatttttatatgcgtattaaatattatttaacatatcatataaataaattttaacatcaaccaaaaaataaaaaaattacataaataatttaaaaaattttaaaaaataaatttgattaataaaaattttatcttttaaaaataaatttaactatTCACTCTATTCTTTTTAGCTTTGCAAGAGCAATGACCAATTCACTCATTGTGTTTTTCAATACATGTTTGTAATCTTTAACTTTCATGATGATATTATATTCTCTGAAAAATCTACTAAAAGGATCCATGAAATTTATGAACGtcaataaaaatattcataaaCTAAAGAAATTAACGTTGTACTCATGAAAAATGGGTTTTGTATGACAAAAGTATCTTAATTCTaattttctgttaattttttaataaaatttttaaactactCTACACTCAACCTCAACTCACTTTTTCAACCTTTCATAACTCAATTTGCACCAACTCTTGCCATGGAGTCCAAAACTACTCCTACAACAATAGAAacagatttttaaaaaagtagAACAGTATCATTTTAGTAGTAactaaatcaatttttaaaaaaaataaaaataaaataaaaatgtttaaaaaatacttttttctTCGCCGAGTATAACATTGTCAATGGCAGAACCTCCATCCACAGTACCGCCTAcctttcttctttaattttttttaccgAACCCGCTTTCTGCATGCAAGAGTACCACGACCCCTCTTTCTTCTCAAGTGTGCGAGGACGGTGTTCTCCTCGGCTGGGTCAAACGTGCCACGACAACGTTATCCTTGGCTGCAACAGGCGCGGCACGGCGATATTCTCTTCAGGTTGGGTCACAGGCGTGTAATGAAGGTGTTGTAGTCACCTTAATAGTGAGAGGGAGAAGCAATATGAGAGGGGAAGAGATTGGCGGTAATGGAGTAGGTGGGTGACGAACAGCAATGAGAAGGTAGGAGAAGAGTTTTGTGACTCTGTGAAGGTTCTAGAGAGAGGGATAAGTGaggagagaggaagaagagaagagagggagtgaCGGTAGAATGGGGTTAGAGTTGGATAGTTtgagaattttattaaaaaattaacaaaaaattagagTTTTAATATTTTTGCCATATAAAACTCATCTTTCATAAGTACAACattaattttcttaatttatgGATATTTTTGTCAGTATTCGTAAATTTTATGGGTATTTTGGtagttttttcttttgaaaatatataattatattaaaagttAAATATGTAATCGATAggaataaaattttcaaaaatatgtgaATTAGACTAATGTAATTGAATTGGATTGATAGGGTAGGATAAGAATGAGTTTAGAAACGGAGATTATATGAGTAAAGTTTAGGTAGAGTTTAAATCCTAGCAATAATTGGCTTAGATAATGTAACTATATATTAGGAAATAGTCGCTCTGGGTGTAATTTGaataaatagtttaattaattttttttttaaaaaaatagtttaaataataaattggtatattaaaagtagtttataaataagttattttgtgtttgggtttttagttttaaaaatgtttattttataaaaatataataaaaaaataataatagtattatgagagaagtcattttttttaacttctttataaatttttaaataaattcttaaaaagctgcaatttaattttaaaaattgtactaaatattaatattactaCTTTTTGTAAGCCaaaagctcaaaaaaattatttttaaaattttttaaacgGACCCTAATCTAATTGTTAAATTAATAATTGGTTTTGATTGAGATGTTTGTTAAAATAAggtgatataatttaaaactctAGATTTATTGAATCAATAAccttattcattttttaatatgactgataatttaattttttacgatatcttttaatttgacatattaaaaattcaatttatattatacactaaaattttatttaaaaatttatcgtTGACTAATATATTAATGCATATATAAGATAGAATTTAAATTCTTGACATTTATTTAAACAGATGAATAAACTAATTATTCAAACAAGTTAAATTGATTTTTGTAAGACTGATAATAATTCTAATTTTGTGATTGATGAACTAATTAATTACTAAGAAGAAatcaataaacaaaaaatttaaccaAAACAAGTACAATcactttctttttcaattttattcatTATAAAGACTCAACATATAAGACGCACTACATAAGTATATTTATCAACCAACCATAAAGTTGTATTTAGAAAGGAGATTGAAATTAAGagatagaaattaaattaagtctctatattatgtttaatataaaatatattaaattgaGTTATGTTttagtattatatttaatttaagataaatatagagattgaataataaatttaaaatattaaatgagaatattaaaaaaaattcttaaaattttagtttttatctttaaaaatt is a window encoding:
- the LOC130945097 gene encoding gibberellin 3-beta-dioxygenase 1-like; the encoded protein is MATLSEAYREHPLHLRHIIPLDFSSIQTLPDSHAWFHDHDRDSVPDQNRDHDHDDDGGIPSIPIIDLADPNAMELMGMACENWGAFQLKNHGVSMSDIKEVEKEAKRFFDLPTDQKLKALRSPGGATGYGRARISPFFPKFMWHEGFTIMGSPSSDAKKIWPNDYQTFCDKIEIFQKQMKALAEKLTRMIFNLLEIPEQEKKWVGSTNSNNGAIQLNFYPVCPEPNRAMGLAPHTDTSLFTILHQNQTNGLQIFKEGKGWVHVNPNPNSLIVHTGDFLHIISNARFKCALHRVVVKRTKKRYSVAYFHNPPLDYVISPLVVNSNDARFRRVSVKEYFGIKAKNFGEALSLISTS